The Medicago truncatula cultivar Jemalong A17 chromosome 4, MtrunA17r5.0-ANR, whole genome shotgun sequence genome includes a region encoding these proteins:
- the LOC25491511 gene encoding BEL1-like homeodomain protein 9, whose translation MASDEGFEGYHVPQQSRRDKLRVVVAQNQQPHETLLPFYDSSSFITNFTNQQGLKHNSCSSSNSIKDLECSNLMMRFSREDQGKRVMNISSSNPYFETLNNNQGNNNNPFLYQAQNIQNLRQFDEQHSSTSTMMLNNHEPLSLSLSSNKSVSSNLPLELNLQRYGSMIYGGGGVIQGLVEGGGSGGSVPFTGYASVLKDSRFLKPAQELLEEMCDVGNLGVCGEKVVVVADSSLMMESPLERLSEEDPFGDGRNKSRLLTMLDEVYKRYRQYYQQMQSVVTSFEYVSGLNNAAPYASLAIKAMSKHFRCLKKAITDQLQFNNKAHFHTSNRKEESPRFGNSERGGPYSHRSGYLEQQQPVWRPQRGLPERAVTVLRAWLFEHFLHPYPTDTDKIMLAKQTGLSRSQVSNWFINARVRLWKPMVEEIHMLETRQAPKDSQQNEENCRNKSSDHHHHLPSDTSLVSENPSTSTDKFHDSGYKRAVNEIPNIPIRSQGQHQQQQQQQMSLPFQHVGVGMNIVGSGSNNSNHSSNNNSNVSLTLGLYQNHGIGLAEPFPLSAAQRFGLGLETNNEGNYVMSGFESQNRHFGRDVIGGQMFHDFVG comes from the exons atggCTAGTGATGAGGGTTTTGAAGGTTACCATGTCCCACAACAAAGTAGAAGAGATAAGCTTAGAGTTGTTGTGGCTCAAAATCAACAACCTCATGAAACTTTACTTCCTTTCTatgattcttcttctttcattacTAATTTTACTAACCAACAAGGTTTGAAGCATAATTCATGTTCTTCTTCTAATTCTATCAAGGATTTAGAGTGTTCTAATTTAATGATGCGTTTTTCAAGAGAAGATCAAGGAAAAAGGGTCATGAATATTTCTTCTTCTAATCCTTATTTTGAGACTTTGAATAACAATCAAGGAAATAATAATAACCCTTTTCTTTATCAAGcacaaaacattcaaaatcttaGACAATTTGATGAACAACATAGTAGTACTAGTACTATGATGTTGAATAATCATGAACCTTTGTCTTTGTCACTTTCATCAAATAAAAGTGTTAGTAGTAATTTACCTTTGGAGTTGAATCTACAAAGATATGGATCTATGATTTATGGTGGTGGAGGTGTGATTCAAGGTTTGGTTGAAGGAGGAGGAAGTGGTGGTTCAGTTCCATTTACTGGATATGCTTCTGTTTTGAAGGATTCTAGGTTTTTGAAACCAGCTCAAGAATTGTTGGAAGAGATGTGTGATGTTGGAAATCTTGGTGTTTGTGGTGagaaggttgttgttgttgctgattcTTCTTTGATGATGGAATCTCCTTTGGAAAGATTGAGTGAAGAAGATCCATTTGGTGATGGTCGCAATAAATCAAGATTGTTGACTATGCTTGATGag GTTTACAAGAGGTACAGGCAATACTACCAACAGATGCAATCGGTTGTGACATCATTTGAGTATGTTTCTGGTCTCAACAATGCAGCTCCTTATGCAAGTTTGGCGATAAAAGCTATGTCCAAACATTTTAGATGCTTGAAGAAGGCAATTACTGATCAACTACAGTTCAATAATAAGGCGCATTTTCACACAAGCAACCGGAAGGAAGAATCTCCTAGATTTGGCAATAGTGAAAGAGGAGGACCTTACAGCCATAGGTCAGGTTATCTTGAGCAGCAACAACCTGTATGGCGACCTCAAAGAGGACTCCCCGAGCGTGCTGTGACTGTTCTTAGAGCCTGGCTCTTTGAACACTTTCTGCATCC TTATCCTACTGATACAGATAAAATAATGTTGGCTAAACAAACTGGTCTGTCGCGTAGCCAG GTGTCAAATTGGTTCATAAATGCAAGAGTAAGGCTTTGGAAACCAATGGTGGAAGAAATTCACATGCTAGAAACAAGGCAAGCTCCAAAAGATTCACagcaaaatgaagaaaattgtaGGAACAAATCAagtgatcatcatcatcatttgcCTTCAGATACTTCTCTAGTTTCCGAGAATCCATCTACATCGACAGATAAGTTTCATGACTCCGGTTACAAGCGCGCCGTAAATGAAATTCCTAACATACCAATTAGGAGTCAaggacaacatcaacaacaacaacaacaacaaatgagTCTACCTTTTCAACATGTGGGTGTTGGAATGAATATTGTTGGTAGTGGAAGCAATAATAGCAATcatagtagtaataataatagtaatgtGTCATTGACACTAGGGCTTTATCAAAATCATGGGATTGGTTTAGCTGAACCATTTCCTTTAAGTGCAGCTCAACGATTTGGTCTTGGCCTTGAAACCAATAATGAAGGTAATTATGTTATGAGTGGTTTTGAATCACAAAATAGGCATTTTGGAAGAGATGTAATTGGTGGGCAAATGTTTCATGACTTTGTAGGATGA
- the LOC25491508 gene encoding serine/threonine-protein kinase ATG1c, whose translation MAAQMTGRSSSSSRIVGDYVVGKQIGAGSFSVVWHARHKVHGTEVAIKEIATLRLNKKLQESLMSEIFILKRINHPNIISLHDIIQAPGKIHLVLEYCKGGDLSLYIQRHGRVPEATAKHFMLQLAAGLQVLRDNNLIHRDLKPQNLLLSRNDEKAVLKIADFGFARSLQPRGLAETLCGSPLYMAPEIMQLQKYDAKADLWSVGAILYQFVTGKTPFTGNNQIQLLQNIVNSTELQFPPDSPSLSSECKDLCQKLLRRNPVERLTFEEFFNHPFLNPQQTKQDEPLLRNKSSPRPVSGFCSPKTDPLRRTEENYQEDCLPFILDDDSSRPAGNTLFSKKKSSIKSTFGFDLNTKLEKAESTPVSNNVNSASRYSSVTQRLENTFKRLDNHKISGRNLTSSLESPEQIFANPYPRVTDSLENIDQEYVLVSGPPMDVSSSVNASKPSHSLFRSGSFPQESSNTITRISAPMQIVGASTNSMCQIGSSGSQDSAPGTSHGSMDTGDEQPSTHCMTRVKSLQEYASAITELVNEKVEARKQLEAFSIQLVILAIWKQALHICHTQAASAMEGSPSQEASRYRRTNSKKQGSPDSEECLDENTQGTKDLLSQIESDFLREFEHAEELAKTIEPGNTEMPDAMETIFQAALAFGRHGGVEELMGDTESAAALYSKAVRLLVFLLVEGPSLILNPPFSLTNSDRYRLRNYIDILNNRQGYSRSQRMTLLKGDDSQGIFKEKF comes from the exons ATGGCGGCGCAAATGACGGGAAGGAGTAGTAGCAGCAGTAGGATTGTAGGAGATTATGTAGTTGGGAAGCAAATTGGAGCGGGTTCGTTTTCAGTTGTGTGGCATGCGAGACACAAAGTTCATGGAACTGAAGTTGCTATTAAAGAGATCGCTACGTTAAGATTGAATAAGAAGTTGCAAGAGAGTCTTATGTCTGAGATTTTTATTCTTAAGAGAATTAATCATCCTAATATCATTTCTTTGCATGATATCATTCAG GCTCCTGGGAAGATACATCTTGTGTTAGAATACTGTAAAGGGGGTGATCTTTCTTTGTACATTCAACGCCATGGAAGGGTACCGGAGGCAACGGCAAAGCATTTTATGCTTCAGCTGG CTGCTGGCCTACAAGTTCTTCGGGATAATAACCTTATTCATCGAGATTTGAAACCACAG AATCTTCTTCTCTCCAGAAATGATGAGAAGGCAGTTCTGAAGATCGCTGACTTTGGATTTGCAAG ATCTCTGCAACCGAGGGGCCTTGCAGAAACATTATGTGGTTCACCACTCTACATGGCTCCAGAAATCATGCAACTGCAGAAATATGATGCGAAG GCAGATCTCTGGAGTGTTGGAGCAATCTTATATCAGTTTGTTACAGGGAAAACACCTTTTACTGGAAACAATCAAATACAG TTACTACAGAATATTGTGAATTCAACAGAATTGCAATTTCCACCGGATAGCCCAAGTTTAAGTTCTGAGTGCAAAGATTTGTGTCAGAAATTACTACGCCGTAATCCAg tgGAACGTCTAACTTTTGAAGAATTCTTTAACCACCCATTCCTTAATCCACAGCAAACAAAACAGGATGAACCATTATTAAG GAATAAAAGCTCTCCAAGGCCGGTAAGTGGGTTCTGTTCACCAAAGACTGACCCTTTGAGAAGAACCGAGGAAAATTATCAAGAGGATTGCTTACCTTTCATTCTAGATGATGATTCCAGCAGACCTGCAGGGAATACATTGTTTTCAAAGAAGAAGTCCTCAATAAAGTCTACCTTTGGATTtgatttaaatacaaaattagagaAAGCAGAGTCAACTCCTGTTTCTAATAATGTAAATTCTGCTTCCAGATATAGTAGTGTAACACAGAGACTTGAAAACACTTTTAAAAGATTGGACAACCATAAAATTTCAGGAAGAAATCTCACTAGTTCTCTAGAATCTCCAGAACAGATATTTGCAAACCCTTATCCAAGAG TTACAGATTCACTTGAGAATATTGATCAAGAATATGTTCTCGTGTCTGGGCCCCCTATGGATGTTTCATCTTCAGTGAATGCTTCAAAGCCCAGCCATTCCTTATTTAGGTCAGGTAGCTTTCCTCAAGAGTCTTCTAATACAATCACTAGAATAAGTGCTCCAATGCAAATCGTTGGTGCATCTACCAATAGCATGTGCCAAATTGGAAGTTCAGGTAGTCAGGACTCTGCTCCTGGGACCTCACATGGATCAATGGATACAGGTGATGAACAGCCATCAACTCACTGCATGACAAGGGTAAAATCATTGCAAGAGTATGCATCTGCCATCACAGAATTAGTTAATGAAAAG GTTGAGGCAAGAAAGCAGTTAGAAGCATTTTCTATTCAGCTTGTAATTCTTGCGATTTGGAAGCAAGCACTGCACATATGCCATACACAGGCTGCTTCAGCCATGGAAGGAAGTCCAAGTCAAGAAGCTTCAAGATATAGGAGGACCAACAGTAAGAAGCAAGGCAGTCCTGATTCAGAAGAATGTCTTGATGAAAACACCCAAGGGACGAAGGATTTATTATCTCAAATTGAAAGTgattttttgagggaatttgAGCATGCCGAAGAACTTGCCAAGACCATTGAGCCTG GAAATACAGAGATGCCAGATGCAATGGAGACAATATTTCAAGCTGCCCTTGCTTTTGGGAGACATGGGGGA GTAGAAGAGCTCATGGGTGATACAGAAAGTGCTGCTGCATTATATTCAAAAGCCGTCCGTCTATTGGTTTTCCTTCTAGTGGAAGGACCATCTCTGATCCTCAACCCTCCATTTTCATTAACAAACTCAGACCGTTACAGGCTACGGAATTACATTGATATTCTTAATAACAGACAGGGTTATTCAAGGTCTCAGAGAATGACACTTCTCAAGGGCGATGATAGTCAAGGCATCTTTAAGGAAAAGTTTTAG